Proteins found in one Bacillus subtilis subsp. subtilis str. 168 genomic segment:
- the mmgD gene encoding bifunctional citrate synthase/2-methylcitrate synthase (Evidence 1a: Function from experimental evidences in the studied strain; PubMedId: 8759838, 17274076, 28956599; Product type e: enzyme) codes for MEEKQHYSPGLDGVIAAETHISYLDTQSSQILIRGYDLIELSETKSYLELVHLLLEGRLPEESEMETLERKINSASSLPADHLRLLELLPEDTHPMDGLRTGLSALAGYDRQIDDRSPSANKERAYQLLGKMPALTAASYRIINKKEPILPLQTLSYSANFLYMMTGKLPSSLEEQIFDRSLVLYSEHEMPNSTFAARVIASTHSDLYGALTGAVASLKGNLHGGANEAVMYLLLEAKTTSDFEQLLQTKLKRKEKIMGFGHRVYMKKMDPRALMMKEALQQLCDKAGDHRLYEMCEAGERLMEKEKGLYPNLDYYAAPVYWMLGIPIPLYTPIFFSARTSGLCAHVIEQHANNRLFRPRVSYMGPRYQTKS; via the coding sequence ATGGAGGAGAAACAGCATTATTCTCCAGGGTTGGACGGTGTGATTGCGGCAGAAACTCATATTTCTTATCTTGACACGCAGTCCAGCCAGATTTTGATAAGAGGCTATGATTTAATAGAACTTTCTGAAACAAAAAGCTATCTGGAGCTTGTCCATTTATTGCTGGAGGGCAGGCTGCCAGAAGAAAGTGAAATGGAAACGCTGGAACGTAAAATAAACAGTGCCTCAAGCCTGCCTGCTGATCATCTCCGTCTGCTTGAGCTGCTCCCTGAGGACACTCATCCAATGGATGGTCTGCGTACCGGCCTGTCGGCACTTGCTGGCTATGATCGGCAAATTGATGATCGGTCTCCTTCCGCAAACAAAGAACGCGCCTATCAGCTTCTTGGGAAAATGCCTGCCCTCACTGCTGCCAGCTACAGGATCATTAATAAGAAAGAACCGATTCTTCCGCTTCAAACCCTATCCTACAGTGCGAATTTTCTCTACATGATGACAGGGAAATTGCCGTCTTCATTGGAAGAACAGATTTTTGACCGGTCGCTCGTCCTGTACAGTGAGCATGAGATGCCGAATTCAACCTTTGCGGCCAGGGTCATTGCATCTACACATTCAGATCTTTATGGGGCTTTGACTGGGGCTGTCGCTTCCCTGAAAGGGAATCTTCACGGAGGAGCAAACGAAGCTGTGATGTATTTGCTTTTGGAGGCAAAAACGACATCTGATTTTGAGCAGCTTTTGCAAACAAAACTGAAAAGAAAAGAAAAAATCATGGGCTTCGGCCACCGGGTGTATATGAAAAAAATGGACCCGAGAGCACTCATGATGAAAGAGGCGCTGCAGCAATTATGCGATAAAGCCGGTGACCATCGTTTATATGAGATGTGCGAAGCGGGTGAGCGGCTGATGGAGAAGGAAAAAGGGCTTTACCCGAATTTGGATTACTATGCTGCCCCAGTGTATTGGATGCTCGGCATACCGATTCCTTTATATACGCCGATCTTTTTCAGCGCGAGAACGTCCGGTTTATGCGCCCATGTGATCGAACAGCATGCCAATAATCGGCTCTTCCGTCCCCGTGTCAGTTACATGGGCCCGCGATATCAAACAAAATCATGA
- the glpQ gene encoding glycerophosphodiester phosphodiesterase (exolytic cleavage of individual teichoic acid monomer units) (Evidence 1a: Function from experimental evidences in the studied strain; PubMedId: 6319195, 14563871, 21966272, 22843846, 24373430, 27780866; Product type e : enzyme), whose amino-acid sequence MTKIFAHRGASGQFPENTMLAFEKGIEAGADGIELDVQLTKDGRIVVIHDERLNRTTSLKGFVKDTAYDEVKTANAAAGHDQAYSDIKVPLLEDVLSWAVKKDFLINIELKNSVIRYEGMEEKVLEAVKRFNVEDRVILSTFNHDSLALCARLAPHIERAVLTSDVLYQADRYIASIPASGYHPKINSPGVTDEVLKKMRNGLIKVRPYTVNRPEDMKRLIEAGADGMFTDFPEKASALLKNE is encoded by the coding sequence ATGACAAAGATTTTTGCCCACCGGGGGGCATCAGGTCAATTTCCCGAAAATACAATGCTTGCATTTGAAAAAGGAATTGAAGCCGGAGCGGATGGGATAGAGCTTGATGTACAGCTGACGAAAGACGGACGCATTGTTGTAATTCATGATGAAAGACTTAATCGCACGACATCACTTAAAGGATTCGTGAAGGATACAGCCTATGATGAGGTAAAGACTGCGAATGCGGCCGCTGGTCACGATCAAGCGTACAGCGATATAAAAGTGCCGCTGCTAGAAGATGTGCTCTCGTGGGCGGTAAAAAAGGATTTTCTCATCAACATTGAATTAAAAAACAGCGTGATCCGCTATGAGGGAATGGAAGAAAAAGTGCTGGAGGCAGTGAAGCGATTTAATGTAGAGGACAGAGTCATCCTATCCACGTTTAATCATGACAGCTTGGCGCTGTGCGCCCGGCTTGCACCGCATATCGAACGGGCAGTATTAACTTCAGATGTGCTTTATCAGGCAGATCGATATATCGCGTCTATTCCGGCTTCCGGCTATCACCCGAAGATAAACAGCCCAGGGGTCACAGATGAAGTACTGAAGAAAATGAGGAACGGTTTGATTAAGGTAAGGCCGTATACAGTCAATCGTCCGGAAGATATGAAGCGTCTCATTGAAGCGGGAGCAGACGGCATGTTTACCGACTTTCCAGAAAAGGCTTCGGCATTGCTGAAAAATGAATAG
- a CDS encoding hypothetical protein (Evidence 5: Unknown function) has product MKEVKAMKKFVLLLAAAVITCSIGHQISGGYKGPEKERPKHHSALKIFSR; this is encoded by the coding sequence TTGAAAGAAGTTAAAGCCATGAAAAAATTCGTTCTGCTGCTGGCGGCAGCTGTCATCACATGCTCCATCGGCCACCAAATCAGTGGCGGCTACAAAGGCCCCGAAAAAGAGCGGCCAAAACATCACTCTGCACTCAAGATATTCAGTCGGTAA
- the mmgC gene encoding propionyl-CoA dehydrogenase subunit (Evidence 1a: Function from experimental evidences in the studied strain; PubMedId: 28956599; Product type e: enzyme), with translation MHVTQEQVMMRKMVRDFARKEIAPAAEIMEKTDEFPFQLIKKMGKHGLMGIPVPEQYGGAGADVVSYILAIHEISRISAAVGVILSVHTSVGTNPILYFGNEEQKMKYIPNLASGDHLGAFALTEPHSGSDAGSLRTTAIKKNGKYLLNGSKIFITNGGAADIYITFALTAPDQGRHGISAFIVEKNTPGFTVGKKERKLGLYGSNTTELIFDNAEVPEANLLGKEGDGFHIAMANLNVGRIGIAAQALGIAEAALEHAVDYAKQRVQFGRPIAANQGISFKLADMATRAEAARHLVYHAADLHNRGLNCGKEASMAKQFASDAAVKAALDAVQIYGGYGYMKDYPVERLLRDAKVTQIYEGTNEIQRLIISKYLLGGT, from the coding sequence TTGCATGTAACCCAAGAGCAAGTCATGATGCGAAAAATGGTGCGTGATTTTGCACGAAAAGAAATTGCTCCCGCTGCGGAAATCATGGAGAAAACGGACGAATTTCCCTTTCAGCTGATCAAAAAAATGGGTAAACACGGACTGATGGGAATACCGGTGCCGGAACAATACGGCGGTGCTGGAGCGGACGTTGTTTCTTATATTTTGGCAATTCATGAGATTTCTAGAATCAGCGCGGCTGTCGGCGTGATTCTCTCCGTTCATACCTCAGTCGGCACGAATCCGATTCTGTATTTCGGCAACGAAGAACAGAAGATGAAATATATACCAAATCTCGCGTCAGGAGACCATTTGGGCGCATTTGCACTAACGGAGCCTCACTCGGGGTCGGATGCCGGGAGCCTCCGCACAACAGCAATCAAAAAGAACGGCAAATACCTATTAAACGGATCGAAAATATTCATAACGAATGGCGGAGCAGCTGATATCTATATCACATTTGCTTTAACAGCTCCAGATCAAGGCAGGCACGGGATTTCGGCTTTTATTGTTGAAAAAAACACACCCGGTTTTACCGTTGGAAAAAAAGAAAGAAAGCTGGGGCTTTATGGCTCCAATACTACGGAACTGATTTTTGATAATGCAGAAGTGCCTGAAGCCAATTTGCTTGGCAAAGAGGGGGATGGCTTTCACATTGCCATGGCGAATTTAAATGTCGGCCGGATCGGCATTGCGGCACAGGCCCTCGGAATTGCAGAGGCGGCTCTTGAGCATGCCGTTGATTATGCGAAGCAGCGAGTGCAATTTGGAAGGCCGATTGCAGCCAATCAAGGCATATCATTTAAGCTGGCTGATATGGCGACTAGAGCTGAGGCGGCAAGACATCTTGTCTACCACGCTGCAGACCTTCATAACCGCGGCCTAAACTGTGGAAAAGAAGCGTCTATGGCTAAACAATTTGCTTCCGATGCAGCCGTAAAGGCGGCGTTAGACGCCGTTCAAATTTATGGGGGATATGGCTATATGAAGGATTATCCAGTTGAGCGCCTGCTTCGCGATGCAAAGGTGACGCAAATTTATGAAGGGACGAACGAGATTCAAAGACTGATTATTTCCAAGTATTTGCTTGGCGGAACCTGA
- the yqiI gene encoding N-acetylmuramoyl-L-alanine amidase (Evidence 1a: Function from experimental evidences in the studied strain; PubMedId: 22843846; Product type e: enzyme) produces MRMLWRSLALCGLALTLAPCAQAAEPIEGKTVYIDAGHGGEDSGAVGNGLFEKDINLAVSEHVTDKLKEEGANPVASRSDDHFLTLEERVAKASANQADLFVSIHVNSGVASASGTETYFQSDYEGENSRRLASDIQSQLVSSLQTRDRGVKESDFYVITYSQMPSVLAELGFITNSSDADKLGSEEYQQKAADAIVNGIDSYYDQ; encoded by the coding sequence TTGAGAATGTTATGGAGGAGCTTGGCGCTGTGCGGATTGGCTTTGACGCTCGCGCCTTGTGCACAGGCAGCAGAGCCGATAGAAGGGAAAACAGTGTATATTGATGCCGGACACGGCGGTGAAGACAGTGGAGCGGTCGGAAACGGGCTCTTTGAAAAGGATATTAATTTGGCTGTCTCAGAGCATGTGACAGACAAACTAAAAGAGGAGGGAGCCAATCCTGTTGCATCCCGGTCTGACGATCATTTTCTGACCTTGGAGGAAAGAGTGGCTAAGGCAAGTGCCAATCAGGCTGACCTTTTTGTCAGCATTCATGTGAATTCAGGGGTTGCTTCAGCTTCAGGAACAGAAACGTATTTTCAATCTGATTATGAAGGGGAGAACAGCCGGCGTCTGGCATCCGATATTCAGTCACAGCTCGTTTCTTCCTTACAAACGAGAGACAGGGGCGTGAAAGAATCAGACTTTTACGTCATTACATATTCACAAATGCCAAGTGTGTTGGCGGAGCTTGGGTTTATCACGAACAGCTCTGACGCGGACAAGCTGGGAAGTGAAGAATACCAGCAAAAGGCCGCAGATGCGATTGTCAATGGCATTGATTCTTATTATGATCAGTAG
- the mmgF gene encoding 2-methylisocitrate lyase (Evidence 1a: Function from experimental evidences in the studied strain; PubMedId: 12706720, 17274076, 28956599; Product type e: enzyme) produces MSWIVNKQSSQEELAGRFRKLMSAPDILQIPGAHDGMAALLAKEAGFSAIYLSGAAYTASRGLPDLGIITSAEIAERAKDLVRAADLPLLVDIDTGFGGVLNAARTAREMLEARVAAVQMEDQQLPKKCGHLNGKQLVPIKEMAQKIKAIKQAAPSLIVVARTDARAQEGLDAAIKRSEAYIEAGADAIFPEALQAENEFRQFAERIPVPLLANMTEFGKTPYYRADEFEDMGFHMVIYPVTSLRAAAKACERMFGLMKEHGSQKEGLHDMQTRKELYDTISYYDYEALDKTIAKTVLPDE; encoded by the coding sequence ATGTCGTGGATCGTCAATAAGCAATCGTCACAAGAGGAGCTTGCCGGGCGTTTCCGCAAGCTGATGTCAGCACCGGACATTCTTCAAATTCCCGGCGCCCATGACGGGATGGCCGCTTTGCTTGCGAAAGAAGCCGGTTTTTCTGCTATTTATTTGTCCGGTGCTGCCTATACAGCCAGCAGGGGGCTGCCTGATTTAGGGATCATCACATCGGCAGAGATAGCTGAACGGGCCAAAGATCTTGTGCGTGCAGCTGATCTGCCTTTGCTTGTGGATATCGATACGGGATTTGGCGGTGTCTTAAATGCCGCCCGAACAGCCCGGGAGATGCTTGAAGCCAGGGTAGCAGCCGTTCAAATGGAAGACCAGCAGCTCCCAAAAAAATGCGGACATTTAAATGGCAAACAGCTAGTTCCGATAAAGGAAATGGCGCAAAAAATAAAAGCCATTAAACAAGCGGCACCCTCCCTTATTGTTGTTGCCCGTACTGATGCCAGGGCGCAGGAAGGGCTTGATGCCGCAATAAAACGTTCAGAGGCTTACATTGAGGCGGGAGCGGACGCAATTTTCCCGGAAGCGCTACAGGCGGAGAATGAATTCCGCCAGTTTGCTGAGCGTATCCCCGTTCCGCTCCTTGCGAATATGACTGAATTTGGGAAAACGCCATATTATCGTGCCGATGAATTCGAAGATATGGGGTTTCACATGGTGATATATCCTGTCACCTCGCTTCGAGCGGCGGCAAAAGCTTGTGAGCGGATGTTTGGTTTGATGAAGGAGCACGGCTCACAAAAAGAAGGACTTCATGATATGCAGACACGAAAAGAACTGTACGATACGATTTCTTATTATGACTATGAAGCGTTAGACAAAACGATTGCCAAGACCGTTTTGCCTGACGAATAA
- the yqzF gene encoding hypothetical protein (Evidence 4: Unknown function but conserved in other organisms) yields the protein MSRLLALLILVIPGAISALGIKLMRDTLFGHTIKPFSALWLQGLSGFIFFAIGLYVLAGFILYRDRKRNQVSPRFRKR from the coding sequence ATGAGCCGACTTCTTGCGCTTTTAATATTAGTCATCCCCGGGGCTATTTCTGCTTTAGGCATTAAACTGATGAGAGATACACTTTTCGGCCATACAATCAAGCCATTTTCAGCTCTTTGGCTCCAAGGGTTGTCAGGATTCATCTTTTTTGCGATCGGCCTCTATGTGCTGGCCGGGTTCATTTTATACAGAGACAGAAAACGCAATCAAGTCAGCCCGCGATTCAGAAAACGATAG
- the yqiH gene encoding putative lipoprotein (Evidence 3: Putative function from multiple computational evidences; PubMedId: 22843846; Product type lp: lipoprotein): protein MKQTVLLLFTALFLSGCSVASADDSVPRFTEEGKYIGSADPHTIAVSLNGEETMIQVPKDKRDECESLPDQTHVLVKYTKKDNGTLQLEDIQLRKNS from the coding sequence GTGAAACAAACGGTTCTTTTGCTGTTTACTGCGCTCTTTCTTTCGGGGTGCAGTGTTGCAAGTGCGGATGACTCAGTGCCGAGGTTTACCGAAGAGGGAAAATACATTGGCTCGGCTGATCCTCATACGATTGCGGTTTCTCTTAATGGAGAAGAAACCATGATACAAGTTCCGAAGGATAAACGTGATGAATGTGAATCACTGCCAGATCAGACACATGTCCTGGTGAAATATACAAAGAAGGATAATGGAACTTTACAGCTGGAAGATATTCAGCTGCGAAAGAACTCGTGA
- the mmgA gene encoding degradative acetoacetyl-CoA thiolase (Evidence 1a: Function from experimental evidences in the studied strain; PubMedId: 16352833, 18246303, 19016856, 28956599; Product type e: enzyme) has translation MRKTVIVSAARTPFGKFGGVLKEVKAAELGGIVMKEALQQAGVSGDDVEGNVMGMVVQAGSGQIPSRQAARLAGMPWSVPSETLNKVCASGLRAVTLCDQMIRAQDADILVAGGMESMSNIPYAVPAGRWGARMGDGELRDLMVYDGLTCAFDEVHMAVHGNTAAKEYAISRREQDEWALRSHARAAKAADEGKFQDEIVPVNWIGRKGKPNVVDKDEAIRRDTSLDQLAKLAPIYASDGSITAGNAPGVNDGAGAFVLMSEEKAAELGKRPLATILGFSTTGMPAHELAAAPGFAINKLLKKNGLTVQDIDLFEVNEAFASVVLTCEKIVGFDLEKVNVNGGAIALGHPIGASGARILMTLVYELKRRGGGLGVAAICSGAAQGDAVLVQVH, from the coding sequence ATGAGGAAAACAGTCATTGTAAGTGCTGCAAGAACTCCATTTGGCAAATTCGGCGGAGTTTTGAAAGAGGTGAAAGCTGCTGAGCTTGGGGGCATTGTGATGAAGGAGGCGCTGCAACAGGCTGGAGTCTCTGGAGATGATGTAGAAGGAAACGTCATGGGCATGGTTGTCCAGGCCGGCTCAGGGCAGATACCTTCCCGTCAAGCTGCCCGTCTGGCGGGAATGCCTTGGAGTGTGCCGTCAGAAACACTGAATAAAGTCTGTGCTTCCGGCCTTCGCGCTGTCACTTTATGTGATCAAATGATTCGGGCGCAGGATGCGGACATACTTGTTGCGGGGGGGATGGAAAGCATGAGCAATATTCCGTATGCCGTTCCCGCCGGGCGCTGGGGAGCACGGATGGGGGACGGCGAGCTTAGGGACTTAATGGTGTATGACGGATTAACGTGCGCATTTGACGAGGTGCACATGGCTGTTCACGGAAATACAGCTGCCAAGGAATATGCAATCTCACGAAGAGAGCAGGACGAATGGGCGTTGAGAAGTCATGCAAGGGCAGCTAAGGCCGCCGATGAAGGGAAGTTTCAGGATGAAATTGTTCCCGTCAACTGGATCGGTCGAAAAGGAAAACCAAACGTTGTTGATAAAGATGAAGCGATTCGCCGTGACACAAGTCTGGATCAGCTCGCAAAACTTGCTCCGATTTATGCAAGTGACGGTTCTATCACAGCCGGCAATGCTCCTGGAGTCAATGACGGAGCCGGCGCGTTCGTGCTGATGTCTGAGGAAAAAGCTGCTGAGCTTGGCAAACGGCCTCTGGCTACAATTCTTGGTTTTTCAACTACGGGAATGCCAGCGCACGAGCTGGCGGCAGCGCCAGGGTTTGCTATTAACAAGCTCCTGAAAAAGAATGGTTTAACTGTCCAAGATATTGACTTGTTTGAAGTAAATGAAGCTTTTGCTTCAGTTGTTTTGACATGTGAAAAAATCGTAGGTTTCGATCTTGAAAAAGTAAATGTGAATGGCGGTGCGATCGCGCTCGGCCACCCGATCGGCGCGAGCGGTGCGAGAATTCTCATGACGCTTGTTTATGAATTAAAGCGACGGGGAGGGGGTCTGGGCGTTGCCGCTATTTGCAGCGGGGCAGCACAGGGAGACGCCGTCTTAGTGCAGGTTCATTAA
- the mmgE gene encoding 2-methylcitrate dehydratase (promiscuous) (Evidence 1a: Function from experimental evidences in the studied strain; PubMedId: 17274076, 28956599; Product type e: enzyme): MPKTDRVIEEITDYVLEKEITSAEAYTTAGHVLLDTLGCGILALRYPECTKLLGPIVPGTTVPNGSKVPGTSYVLDPVRAAFNIGCMIRWLDYNDTWLAAEWGHPSDNLGGILAAADYVSRVRLSEGKEPLTVRDVLEMMIKAHEIQGVLALENSLNRVGLDHVLFVKVATTAVAAKLLGGGREEIKNALSNAWIDNAALRTYRHSPNTGSRKSWAAGDATSRGVHLALMSLKGEMGYPTALSAPGWGFQDVLFNKKEIKLARPLDAYVMENVLFKVSYPAEFHAQTAAESAVILHPQVKNRIDEIDRVVIRTHESAIRIIDKKGPLHNPADRDHCLQYITAIGLLFGDITAQHYEAETANDPRIDKLRDKMEVTENKTYTEDYLKPDKRSISNAVQVHFKDGTSTEMVECEFPLGHRFRREEAVPKLLEKFSDNLKTHFPDKQHKHIYERCTSYETLQTMRVNEFVDMFCM, encoded by the coding sequence ATGCCGAAAACGGATCGTGTTATCGAAGAAATCACAGACTATGTGCTTGAGAAAGAGATTACTAGTGCCGAAGCGTATACAACAGCGGGGCATGTATTGCTGGATACCCTGGGCTGCGGAATCTTGGCGCTACGGTATCCGGAATGCACAAAGCTGCTTGGCCCGATTGTTCCAGGAACGACTGTGCCGAATGGAAGCAAAGTGCCGGGAACGTCATATGTTCTCGATCCTGTGAGGGCAGCGTTTAATATTGGCTGCATGATTCGCTGGCTCGATTACAACGATACGTGGCTGGCGGCGGAGTGGGGGCATCCATCCGATAACTTGGGAGGAATCCTTGCCGCTGCTGATTATGTATCAAGAGTGAGGCTGTCTGAAGGAAAAGAGCCGTTAACGGTACGCGACGTACTTGAGATGATGATCAAAGCACACGAGATCCAAGGTGTGCTGGCGTTAGAAAACAGCTTAAATCGAGTTGGCCTTGACCATGTGCTGTTTGTCAAAGTTGCGACAACTGCTGTTGCAGCAAAGCTTTTGGGCGGCGGAAGAGAAGAAATCAAAAATGCGCTTTCGAATGCATGGATTGACAATGCAGCATTGAGGACATACCGCCATTCACCGAATACAGGCTCGCGTAAATCATGGGCGGCAGGAGATGCAACGAGCAGAGGTGTTCATTTGGCGCTGATGTCGTTAAAAGGGGAAATGGGTTATCCGACAGCCTTGAGTGCACCGGGTTGGGGGTTCCAAGACGTTTTATTCAATAAGAAAGAGATCAAGCTTGCCCGTCCGCTCGACGCTTATGTCATGGAAAATGTGTTATTTAAAGTGTCTTATCCTGCGGAATTTCACGCCCAGACAGCGGCGGAGTCCGCCGTCATTCTTCACCCGCAGGTAAAGAACCGGATTGACGAGATTGACCGAGTTGTCATCAGAACGCATGAATCAGCTATCCGAATCATTGATAAAAAAGGCCCGCTCCACAATCCGGCAGACCGTGATCACTGCCTCCAATACATTACAGCAATCGGTTTGCTTTTTGGTGATATCACCGCACAGCATTATGAAGCTGAAACAGCGAATGATCCGAGAATAGATAAACTTCGTGATAAAATGGAAGTGACTGAAAATAAAACATATACCGAGGATTATTTGAAGCCTGATAAACGCTCCATCTCAAATGCCGTTCAGGTTCATTTTAAAGATGGAACGAGCACGGAAATGGTGGAATGTGAGTTTCCCCTCGGCCATCGTTTTCGAAGAGAGGAAGCAGTGCCGAAACTGCTGGAAAAGTTTTCTGACAATCTCAAAACCCATTTTCCTGATAAACAGCACAAACACATTTATGAGCGCTGTACCAGCTATGAGACATTACAAACGATGCGCGTAAATGAATTCGTAGACATGTTCTGCATGTAA
- the mmgB gene encoding 3-hydroxybutyryl-CoA dehydrogenase (Evidence 1a: Function from experimental evidences in the studied strain; PubMedId: 8759838, 18461320, 28956599; Product type e: enzyme), with amino-acid sequence MEIKQIMVAGAGQMGSGIAQTAADAGFYVRMYDVNPEAAEAGLKRLKKQLARDAEKGKRTETEVKSVINRISISQTLEEAEHADIVIEAIAENMAAKTEMFKTLDRICPPHTILASNTSSLPITEIAAVTNRPQRVIGMHFMNPVPVMKLVEVIRGLATSEETALDVMALAEKMGKTAVEVNDFPGFVSNRVLLPMINEAIYCVYEGVAKPEAIDEVMKLGMNHPMGPLALADFIGLDTCLSIMEVLHSGLGDSKYRPCPLLRKYVKAGWLGKKSGRGFYDYEEKTS; translated from the coding sequence ATGGAAATCAAACAAATCATGGTAGCTGGCGCAGGTCAGATGGGGAGCGGAATTGCTCAAACAGCCGCCGACGCGGGCTTTTATGTGCGGATGTATGATGTGAATCCAGAGGCCGCGGAGGCAGGATTGAAACGGCTGAAGAAACAGCTGGCCCGTGATGCTGAGAAAGGAAAAAGGACCGAGACGGAAGTGAAGAGCGTAATCAACCGCATTTCGATTTCTCAAACACTTGAGGAGGCAGAGCATGCGGACATTGTGATTGAGGCTATCGCAGAAAACATGGCGGCAAAAACTGAGATGTTTAAAACACTTGATCGCATTTGCCCGCCTCATACGATTTTGGCCAGCAATACATCTTCCTTGCCTATTACAGAAATCGCTGCTGTAACAAACCGGCCTCAACGGGTTATTGGCATGCATTTTATGAATCCCGTCCCTGTAATGAAGCTGGTAGAAGTGATTCGAGGCTTGGCTACATCAGAAGAAACGGCCTTAGATGTTATGGCATTAGCGGAAAAGATGGGGAAAACAGCGGTAGAAGTCAATGATTTTCCTGGGTTTGTTTCCAACCGTGTGCTTCTTCCAATGATTAATGAAGCCATCTATTGCGTGTATGAGGGAGTGGCGAAGCCGGAGGCAATAGATGAAGTGATGAAGCTGGGCATGAATCATCCGATGGGTCCGCTTGCATTAGCGGATTTTATCGGACTGGATACGTGTTTATCAATTATGGAAGTCCTTCACTCAGGCCTTGGCGATTCCAAATACCGTCCTTGCCCGCTGCTCCGCAAGTATGTCAAAGCAGGCTGGCTTGGCAAAAAGAGCGGACGCGGTTTTTATGACTATGAGGAGAAGACTTCCTGA